From the genome of Paracoccus seriniphilus, one region includes:
- a CDS encoding ATPase yields the protein MIYGSGREWLESANKRVVLFGMSGLGKTYLSNMLRDAGNWFHYSIDYRIGTRYMGEFIADNFKREAMKVPFLRELLMSDSVYIASNITFENLAPLSTYLGKPGSASRGGLDFTEYCLRQNQHRHAEISALLDTRHFLDRAIDIYNIPHFVCDSGGSICEVVDPQDPQDPVLTAMERDLLMVWIKGTEAHTAELVRRFDRAPKPMYYQPQFLEDAWISYRVEKGLQEDEVNPDDFIRWTYARALAHRQPRYEAMAQRGVTITAEEVSQIRSPEDFNALIARAIDRKD from the coding sequence ATGATCTATGGCAGTGGCCGCGAGTGGCTGGAATCCGCAAACAAACGGGTCGTCCTGTTCGGCATGTCCGGCCTGGGCAAAACCTATCTGTCCAACATGCTGCGCGACGCGGGAAACTGGTTCCACTATTCGATCGATTACCGTATCGGCACCCGCTACATGGGCGAATTCATCGCCGACAACTTCAAGCGCGAGGCGATGAAGGTCCCGTTTCTGCGCGAACTGCTGATGTCGGACAGCGTCTATATCGCCAGCAATATCACCTTTGAAAACCTTGCGCCGCTGTCGACCTATCTGGGCAAACCGGGCAGCGCCAGCCGCGGCGGCCTGGACTTCACCGAATATTGCCTGCGTCAGAACCAGCATCGTCATGCCGAAATCTCGGCCCTGCTGGACACCCGCCATTTCCTGGACCGGGCGATAGATATCTACAACATTCCGCATTTCGTCTGCGATTCCGGCGGCTCGATCTGCGAGGTGGTTGATCCGCAGGATCCGCAGGACCCGGTTCTGACGGCGATGGAGCGGGATCTGTTGATGGTATGGATCAAGGGAACCGAGGCCCATACCGCTGAACTGGTCCGCCGGTTCGACCGCGCGCCCAAGCCGATGTATTACCAGCCACAGTTTCTGGAAGATGCCTGGATTTCCTATCGCGTGGAAAAGGGCCTGCAGGAAGATGAGGTCAACCCCGACGACTTCATCCGCTGGACCTATGCGCGGGCGTTGGCCCATCGCCAGCCTCGCTATGAGGCCATGGCACAACGCGGCGTGACCATCACCGCAGAAGAAGTGTCACAGATCCGCAGCCCCGAGGACTTCAACGCCCTGATCGCCCGCGCCATCGACCGCAAGGATTGA